From Micromonospora sp. NBC_01699, a single genomic window includes:
- a CDS encoding acyl-CoA synthetase, translating to MLLDALLTETSDDSDALVVAGRTLSRHDLIGWATAVADDIHGAATVAVHATPTVETVVGVLAGLIGGVPVVPLPPDSGPAELAHLLRDSRADLVLTERPDLLDALSDGTPRPAVLPIGRSTRSSTRYPEPSPESTALVLYTSGTTGPPKGALISRAAIAADLDALADAWQWTPDDTLVHGLPLFHVHGLVLGVLGPLRLGSRLVHTGRPTPDAYAAAAGSLYFGVPTVWSRISADETAARALRPARLLVSGSAALPVPVFHRLAALAGQPPLERYGMTETLITVSGRAAGERRPGQVGLPVTGVRTRLVDDNGAILPPDGESIGDLQVRGPTLFDGYLRNGKPEPQIAADGWFATGDVAVIGPDGWHRIVGRASTDLIKSGGYRIGAGEVEDALLAHPAVAEAAVVGTPHADLGEQVTAYVVADGVDGQQLIDFVAGQLSVHKRPRQVHLVDQLPRNAMGKVAKLLLRAD from the coding sequence GTGCTGCTGGACGCCCTGCTCACGGAAACATCCGACGACTCCGACGCGCTGGTGGTCGCCGGGCGCACGCTGTCCCGGCACGACCTGATCGGCTGGGCCACCGCGGTCGCCGACGACATCCACGGCGCCGCGACGGTAGCGGTGCACGCCACCCCGACCGTCGAAACCGTTGTCGGGGTCCTCGCCGGGCTGATCGGTGGCGTGCCGGTGGTGCCGCTGCCGCCGGACTCCGGCCCGGCCGAACTCGCCCACCTGCTCCGGGACTCGCGCGCCGACCTGGTCCTCACCGAGCGTCCCGACCTGCTCGACGCACTGTCCGACGGGACACCCCGTCCGGCGGTGCTGCCGATCGGCCGGAGCACCCGGTCGTCCACCCGCTACCCGGAGCCGTCGCCGGAGTCGACCGCGCTGGTGCTCTACACCAGCGGCACCACCGGCCCGCCGAAGGGCGCCCTGATCAGCCGGGCGGCCATCGCCGCCGACCTCGACGCGCTCGCCGACGCCTGGCAGTGGACCCCGGACGACACGCTCGTGCACGGGTTGCCGCTGTTTCACGTACACGGGTTGGTGCTCGGGGTGCTCGGGCCACTGCGGCTCGGCTCCCGGCTGGTCCACACCGGCCGACCCACCCCCGACGCGTACGCGGCAGCCGCCGGCAGCCTCTACTTCGGCGTACCGACGGTGTGGTCCCGGATCAGCGCCGACGAGACCGCCGCCCGAGCCCTGCGCCCGGCCCGACTGCTGGTCTCCGGCAGTGCCGCCCTGCCGGTGCCGGTCTTCCACCGGCTCGCCGCCCTCGCCGGCCAACCGCCGCTGGAGCGGTACGGGATGACCGAAACCCTGATCACGGTCAGTGGTCGGGCGGCCGGTGAGCGGCGCCCGGGTCAGGTCGGCCTGCCGGTGACCGGCGTACGGACCCGGCTGGTCGACGACAACGGCGCGATTCTCCCACCCGATGGCGAGTCGATCGGCGATCTCCAGGTGCGCGGACCCACCCTGTTCGACGGCTACCTGCGCAACGGGAAACCTGAGCCGCAGATCGCCGCGGACGGGTGGTTCGCCACCGGGGACGTCGCGGTGATCGGGCCGGACGGGTGGCACCGGATCGTCGGCCGGGCCTCCACCGACCTGATCAAGAGCGGCGGTTACCGGATCGGGGCCGGCGAGGTGGAGGATGCCCTGCTGGCGCACCCGGCCGTGGCCGAGGCCGCCGTCGTCGGCACCCCGCACGCCGACCTCGGCGAGCAGGTCACCGCGTACGTGGTCGCGGACGGGGTGGACGGGCAGCAGTTGATCGACTTCGTGGCCGGGCAGTTGTCCGTACACAAGCGTCCGCGTCAGGTGCACCTGGTGGACCAACTGCCGCGCAACGCCATGGGCAAGGTCGCCAAGTTGCTGCTCCGCGCCGACTGA